Proteins from a genomic interval of Rhipicephalus microplus isolate Deutch F79 chromosome 6, USDA_Rmic, whole genome shotgun sequence:
- the LOC142765147 gene encoding uncharacterized protein LOC142765147 — translation MYNKTWRRALDRLIYGEERLGHQTQIINEHVHRAMVCICGATLAIAGLLGVLMLYLVYLAMHVGEPARPRAAIETSSTTTALPMYTKHHPGRYTTAVPAGTPGKRCTDHLLAPLRSNCTPINDEVVVPPLWFFDPIARRCRKWTNVCVRPAFTSQEACTRRCHLERRYNRG, via the exons ATGTATAACAAGACCTGGCGCC GGGCGCTCGATCGGTTGATCTATGGGGAGGAGCGCCTTGGACATCAGACCCAAAT AATCAACGAACACGTCCACCGCGCCATGGTGTGCATCTGTGGAGCGACGCTCGCGATCGCTGGCCTGCTGGGCGTGCTCATGCTGTACCTGGTCTACCTGGCTATGCACGTCG GGGAGCCAGCTCGACCTCGAGCTGCCATCGAGACGTCCAGCACGACGACCGCCTTGCCAATGTACACCAAACACCATCCTGGACGTTACACAACCGCAGTGCCAGCCG gtaCGCCAGGGAAGCGATGCACGGATCACCTTCTGGCGCCCTTGCGGAGCAACTGTACTCCGATCAATGATGAAGTTGTCGTCCCTCCGCTGTGGTTTTTCGATCCGATAGCGCGCCGATGCCGCAAGTGGACAAACGTCTGTGTGCGGCccgccttcacctctcaagaGGCCTGCACCCGGCGATGCCACCTGGAGCGCCGCTACAACCGCGGCTGA